The following coding sequences are from one Plasmodium knowlesi strain H genome assembly, chromosome: 9 window:
- a CDS encoding histon H4, putative: MSGRGKGGKGLGKGGAKRHRKILRDNIQGITKPAIRRLARRGGVKRISGLIYEEIRGVLKVFLENVIKDSIMYTEHAKRKTVTAMDIVYSLKRQGRTLYGFGG, encoded by the coding sequence ATGTCAGGACGAGGAAAGGGAGGCAAAGGATTGGGAAAGGGAGGAGCCAAGAGGCACAGAAAGATTTTAAGAGATAACATTCAAGGTATCACCAAACCAGCCATCAGACGTTTGGCCAGAAGAGGTGGTGTAAAGCGTATCTCCGGTTTGATATACGAAGAAATCAGAGGAGTGTTAAAAGTCTTCCTAGAAAATGTAATTAAAGATTCCATCATGTACACTGAACACGCAAAGAGAAAGACTGTCACTGCTATGGACATTGTGTACTCGTTGAAAAGACAAGGAAGAACCTTATATGGTTTTGGTGGTTAA
- a CDS encoding histone H2B, putative, whose translation MVSKKPAKAKKAATGPDGKKKRKKSKYDSYGLYIFKVLKQVHPDTGISRKSMNIMNSFLVDTFEKIATEASRLCKYTKRDTLSSREIQTAIRLVLPGELAKHAVSEGTKAVTKFTSK comes from the coding sequence ATGGTATCCAAAAAGCCAGCGAAAGCGAAAAAGGCCGCCACTGGTCCTGacggaaagaagaagagaaaaaagtcAAAATATGACAGCTATGgactttacatttttaaagtttTGAAACAAGTTCACCCAGACACTGGTATTTCGAGGAAATCCATGAACATCATGAACTCCTTCCTTGTTGATACTTTTGAGAAAATTGCAACTGAAGCCTCCAGATTGTGTAAATACACCAAAAGGGACACCTTGTCATCACGTGAAATTCAAACTGCCATCAGATTGGTATTGCCAGGAGAATTGGCCAAGCACGCAGTTTCGGAAGGAACCAAGGCCGTTACGAAATTTACCTCCAAGTAA